In the Flavobacterium pallidum genome, one interval contains:
- a CDS encoding glycosyltransferase family 2 protein, whose product MNISVVIPLLNEEESLVELHKWIVTVMKSHHFSYEVVFIDDGSTDRSWEIIEKLSSENPEVKGIRFLTNFGKSQALHAGFAKAEGDVIITMDADLQDNPEEIPELYDMIVKQKFDLVSGWKKKRYDSVVSKNLPSKLFNWAARKTSGVQLNDFNCGLKAYKKVVVKNIEVSGEMHRYIPVLAKNAGFGKIGEKVVKHQARKYGETKFGMDRFINGFLDLITIWFLSRFGKRPMHLFGALGSMMFIIGFLAAGFIGINKLIRLYNHKPTVLVTENPWFYIALATMIIGTQLFLAGFLGEIILRTKSNEGRYKISETLNLQ is encoded by the coding sequence ATGAATATTTCCGTCGTCATACCGCTCCTGAACGAGGAAGAATCACTCGTGGAACTCCACAAATGGATTGTCACCGTGATGAAATCGCACCATTTCTCATACGAAGTCGTTTTTATCGATGATGGAAGCACGGATCGTTCCTGGGAAATCATTGAAAAATTATCTTCTGAAAACCCGGAAGTGAAAGGCATCCGTTTCCTTACGAATTTCGGGAAATCACAGGCGTTGCATGCCGGTTTCGCCAAAGCTGAAGGCGATGTCATCATCACTATGGATGCCGATTTACAGGACAATCCTGAAGAAATCCCGGAATTGTATGACATGATTGTCAAGCAAAAATTCGACCTGGTTTCTGGTTGGAAGAAGAAAAGGTATGATTCTGTGGTTTCAAAAAATTTACCGTCGAAGTTATTCAACTGGGCCGCAAGGAAAACTTCCGGCGTACAATTAAATGATTTCAACTGCGGATTGAAAGCCTATAAAAAAGTAGTCGTAAAGAACATTGAAGTTTCCGGCGAAATGCACCGTTACATCCCTGTTCTGGCAAAGAATGCCGGATTCGGGAAAATCGGGGAAAAAGTCGTGAAGCACCAGGCCCGGAAATATGGCGAGACGAAATTCGGGATGGACCGGTTCATCAACGGTTTCCTGGATTTGATTACGATTTGGTTTTTATCACGGTTCGGCAAACGCCCGATGCACCTTTTCGGGGCGCTGGGATCGATGATGTTTATCATTGGATTTCTTGCCGCGGGATTTATCGGAATCAATAAGTTAATTCGTTTATACAATCACAAACCGACGGTTTTGGTAACAGAAAACCCGTGGTTTTATATCGCGCTGGCAACAATGATTATCGGAACGCAATTGTTTCTCGCGGGATTTTTGGGCGAGATTATCTTGCGTACGAAAAGCAATGAAGGACGGTACAAGATATCTGAAACACTGAATTTACAATAA